One Natronomonas moolapensis 8.8.11 genomic region harbors:
- a CDS encoding 4Fe-4S ferredoxin N-terminal domain-containing protein has protein sequence MSRDDDSCSNGSCGCGDNDNTEDESFHPMGADHESEMREMLDETEYDTDLGMDMAEDAMKLIQGELSEAEFHEKYNEAVVEEFDVDDRPTVDAFEEMQATESDDEHDGIFQRLTGEEGLVEQLKNVDADTSQSRRDTMKKMGAGAAALGLGGVASAQSSSDPKDDEFGAEPVGDTSASGTQLGMVIDLNRCDGCLECVTGCIQENQTSTGANWMYVLTYEDEKSDQENFLVRPCQHCTNAPCEKVCPVRARHTRDKDGIVLTNYEICIGCRYCQVACPYGVNYFQWGEPDVPYEDLPGSENDYEELKGMPDEERHQQLVDSNDHIHDDRGQWADMRPPQGVMGKCTYCPSRQDGHQGEEKQGTVACMEACDAAGMSAIHFGDINDPESRPRQYLRQRAEQEFERDTELDNGEQWGDTVTPWAKLSAFKLLEDLGTQPNVTYLGNEPGPEAEQVDGPVTYEQIGVEDNRKEHLDQFTFGAGDD, from the coding sequence ATGAGTAGAGACGACGATTCCTGCAGCAACGGCAGTTGTGGCTGTGGGGACAACGACAACACAGAGGACGAATCGTTCCACCCGATGGGGGCCGATCACGAGTCCGAGATGCGGGAGATGCTCGACGAGACCGAGTACGACACCGATCTCGGGATGGACATGGCCGAGGACGCCATGAAACTCATTCAGGGTGAACTCTCCGAAGCGGAGTTCCACGAAAAGTACAACGAGGCCGTCGTAGAGGAGTTCGACGTCGACGACCGGCCGACGGTCGACGCCTTCGAGGAGATGCAGGCCACGGAGAGCGACGACGAACACGACGGAATCTTCCAGCGCCTCACGGGCGAGGAGGGCCTCGTCGAACAGCTGAAAAACGTCGACGCGGACACGAGCCAGAGTCGCCGGGACACGATGAAAAAGATGGGTGCCGGGGCTGCGGCACTCGGCCTCGGCGGCGTCGCCTCCGCACAGAGTTCGAGCGACCCCAAAGACGACGAGTTCGGCGCCGAACCGGTCGGTGACACCTCGGCGAGCGGAACGCAACTCGGAATGGTCATCGACCTCAACCGGTGTGACGGCTGTCTCGAGTGCGTCACCGGGTGCATTCAGGAGAACCAGACGTCGACCGGCGCGAACTGGATGTACGTCCTGACCTACGAGGACGAGAAGTCCGACCAGGAGAACTTCCTCGTCCGACCGTGTCAACACTGCACCAACGCGCCCTGCGAGAAGGTCTGTCCGGTGCGTGCGCGACACACACGCGACAAGGACGGCATCGTCCTCACCAACTACGAGATCTGTATCGGTTGTCGGTACTGTCAGGTCGCCTGCCCGTACGGCGTCAACTACTTCCAGTGGGGCGAACCCGACGTGCCGTACGAGGATCTCCCGGGCTCGGAGAACGACTACGAGGAGCTGAAAGGGATGCCCGACGAGGAGCGCCACCAGCAACTCGTCGACAGCAACGACCACATCCACGACGACCGCGGCCAGTGGGCCGATATGCGCCCACCGCAGGGCGTCATGGGCAAGTGTACGTACTGTCCCTCCCGCCAGGACGGCCACCAGGGCGAGGAGAAACAGGGTACGGTCGCCTGCATGGAAGCGTGTGACGCCGCGGGCATGAGCGCAATCCACTTCGGCGACATCAACGACCCTGAGAGCCGACCCCGACAGTACCTCCGCCAGCGCGCCGAACAGGAGTTCGAACGCGACACCGAACTCGACAACGGCGAGCAGTGGGGCGATACGGTCACGCCGTGGGCGAAGCTCTCGGCGTTCAAGTTGCTCGAGGACCTCGGCACACAGCCGAACGTCACCTACCTCGGCAACGAACCCGGACCCGAAGCCGAGCAGGTCGACGGCCCGGTCACCTACGAACAGATCGGCGTCGAGGACAACCGCAAAGAGCACCTCGATCAGTTCACCTTCGGGGCGGGTGACGACTAA
- a CDS encoding phytanoyl-CoA dioxygenase family protein — protein sequence MSLTDRQFEQYQTDGYVVVEDVLSGAEVSGLKTRLQEYVRGDREEEDFERMLEPSVDPAEFEREGDPVRKFEGVGMAREDDAFADLATHEEILEVVTQLQGPNLKLLRCAGMLKPPGVGSAKTFHQDAAYYPIHPMDHVTVWVALDEATTENGCMQVVPGAHTDGLLEHETQEYDTDITVSERDYDESDTETLPMDPGDALFQHCLLPHYTASNGSDRWRRAMIVAYMRSRSRFSTDDRPEWVDSLTVAGEAFPGCV from the coding sequence ATGAGCTTGACCGACCGGCAGTTCGAGCAGTACCAGACGGACGGGTACGTCGTCGTCGAGGACGTCCTCTCGGGGGCAGAGGTGTCGGGGCTGAAGACGCGCCTCCAAGAGTACGTCCGCGGCGACCGCGAGGAGGAGGACTTCGAGCGGATGCTCGAACCCTCCGTCGACCCCGCGGAGTTCGAACGTGAGGGTGATCCCGTACGGAAATTCGAGGGCGTCGGAATGGCCCGCGAGGACGACGCCTTCGCCGACCTCGCGACCCACGAGGAAATTCTCGAGGTGGTCACGCAGTTGCAGGGACCGAACCTGAAACTGCTGCGGTGTGCCGGGATGCTCAAACCGCCCGGCGTCGGCAGCGCAAAGACGTTTCACCAGGACGCGGCCTACTACCCCATTCACCCGATGGACCACGTGACGGTGTGGGTCGCACTCGACGAGGCGACGACCGAGAACGGCTGTATGCAGGTCGTGCCCGGGGCGCACACCGACGGCCTGCTGGAACACGAGACCCAGGAGTACGACACTGACATCACGGTTTCCGAACGCGACTACGACGAGAGCGACACCGAGACGCTGCCGATGGACCCCGGCGACGCGCTGTTTCAACACTGTCTGTTGCCCCACTACACCGCCTCCAACGGGAGCGATCGGTGGCGGCGGGCGATGATCGTCGCCTACATGCGCTCGCGCTCGCGGTTCAGCACCGACGATCGCCCCGAGTGGGTCGACAGCTTGACAGTTGCCGGCGAGGCGTTCCCGGGGTGCGTATAA
- the cofD gene encoding 2-phospho-L-lactate transferase, with the protein MVTFLAGGTGTPKLLSGSEAVFDPADTPVVCNTGDDVELGGVVVCPDVDTVLFSEGGLLDRETWWGIDGDSTETHEAIHEVAEGAGLESGPRYLPEAAQTGGRDISRFRRFSGVAEFMQLGDYDRAVHVTRTGLLDEGYGLTSVTATLGDALDVERPVLPMSDDPVATIVHTPEGAMHFQEFWVHRRAAPDVDRVEFRGAVDAEPTDAVLDALDSPVVVGPSNPITSLGPMLAMDAFEAALASTPVVAVSPFVESEVFSGPAGTLMAASGYEPSTAGVAAAYPFADAFVLDTDDGTALDRPVVRTDTELGTPADGERVCRAVREALDRAGAGGA; encoded by the coding sequence ATGGTTACGTTCCTCGCCGGCGGCACGGGAACGCCGAAGCTGCTCTCCGGGTCGGAGGCGGTGTTCGACCCCGCCGACACGCCGGTCGTCTGCAACACCGGTGACGACGTCGAGCTCGGCGGCGTGGTGGTCTGTCCGGACGTCGATACGGTGCTCTTCTCAGAGGGCGGACTGCTCGACCGCGAGACGTGGTGGGGCATCGACGGCGACAGCACCGAGACCCACGAGGCGATCCACGAGGTGGCCGAGGGCGCCGGCCTCGAGTCCGGGCCGCGGTATCTCCCCGAGGCCGCCCAGACCGGGGGGCGCGACATCTCGCGGTTTCGGCGCTTTTCGGGGGTCGCGGAGTTCATGCAGTTGGGCGACTACGACCGGGCGGTCCACGTCACCCGAACCGGCCTGCTGGACGAGGGGTACGGTCTCACATCGGTGACAGCTACCCTCGGCGACGCGCTAGACGTCGAACGCCCCGTGTTGCCGATGAGCGACGACCCCGTCGCGACAATCGTCCACACCCCCGAGGGCGCGATGCACTTCCAGGAGTTTTGGGTCCACCGCCGGGCCGCCCCCGACGTCGACCGCGTCGAGTTCAGGGGTGCGGTCGACGCCGAACCGACCGACGCCGTCCTCGACGCGCTCGACTCGCCGGTCGTCGTCGGTCCGTCGAACCCGATCACGAGCCTCGGGCCGATGCTCGCGATGGACGCCTTCGAGGCGGCCCTGGCGTCGACGCCCGTCGTTGCGGTCTCGCCGTTCGTCGAGAGCGAGGTCTTCTCCGGGCCGGCCGGGACGCTGATGGCGGCCTCGGGGTACGAGCCCTCGACCGCGGGCGTCGCGGCAGCGTATCCCTTCGCCGACGCGTTCGTCCTCGACACCGACGACGGGACGGCGCTCGATCGCCCGGTCGTCAGGACCGACACCGAACTCGGGACGCCGGCGGACGGCGAGCGCGTCTGTCGGGCGGTCCGCGAGGCGCTCGACCGCGCCGGCGCGGGGGGTGCGTGA
- a CDS encoding deoxyhypusine synthase: protein MTDEDDAPEREAFDHDPIEHARIGAGMSVAELAAQYGNAGIGAADVAEAIDVTAAAFDNEETAVFFGLAGAMVPAGMRAIVADLIRAGHIDALVTTGANLTHDSIEAIGGKHHHGSHDHPDYEETAFDERLRDEGVDRIYNVYLPQEHFALFEEHLRAEVFDAIGESVVSIAEFTAELGRANAEVNEREGVDEDAGIAAAAYEHDVPVHAPAIQDSVLGLQAWLRSQVSGFSLDALADMSPLNDLAYEADSTAAMLVGGGVPKNYVLQTMLVTPGAYDYAVQLTMDPPQTGGLSGATLDEARSWGKLKKDARNISVYADATITLPLVVAGALDSIE from the coding sequence ATGACTGACGAGGACGACGCCCCCGAACGGGAGGCGTTCGACCACGACCCGATCGAACACGCACGGATCGGCGCCGGAATGAGCGTCGCCGAACTGGCCGCCCAGTACGGCAACGCCGGGATCGGCGCGGCCGACGTCGCCGAGGCGATCGACGTCACGGCGGCGGCCTTCGACAACGAGGAGACGGCCGTCTTTTTCGGGTTGGCTGGCGCGATGGTTCCCGCCGGAATGCGGGCCATCGTCGCCGATCTCATCCGGGCGGGCCACATCGACGCCCTGGTCACCACCGGCGCGAACCTCACCCACGACTCGATCGAGGCGATCGGCGGGAAACACCACCACGGCAGCCACGACCACCCAGACTACGAGGAGACGGCGTTCGACGAACGGCTCCGCGACGAGGGCGTCGATCGGATCTACAACGTCTATCTCCCACAGGAGCACTTTGCGCTGTTCGAGGAGCACCTCCGGGCCGAAGTGTTCGACGCGATCGGCGAGTCGGTCGTTTCGATCGCGGAGTTCACCGCCGAGCTCGGCCGGGCGAACGCCGAGGTCAACGAGCGCGAGGGGGTCGACGAAGACGCCGGCATCGCCGCCGCGGCCTACGAACACGACGTCCCGGTTCACGCTCCCGCGATTCAAGACTCCGTGCTCGGGTTGCAGGCGTGGCTGCGCTCGCAAGTCAGCGGCTTCTCGCTCGACGCGTTGGCCGATATGTCGCCGCTGAACGACCTGGCCTACGAGGCCGACTCGACCGCGGCAATGCTCGTCGGCGGCGGCGTCCCGAAGAACTACGTCCTCCAGACGATGCTCGTGACGCCGGGAGCCTACGACTACGCCGTCCAGTTGACCATGGACCCGCCCCAGACCGGCGGGCTCTCGGGGGCGACGCTGGACGAGGCCCGCTCGTGGGGGAAATTAAAAAAGGACGCCAGAAACATTTCCGTGTACGCCGACGCGACGATCACTCTCCCGTTGGTCGTCGCGGGCGCGCTCGATTCTATTGAGTGA
- a CDS encoding HD domain-containing protein, with protein MVTIKDSVHDHIGVEGVAADLLDTPALQRLRRIRQLGTVGLVYPSANHTRFEHSLGVYHLADAALSELGIAGARAERLRAAAILHDVGHTPFSHNVESLVARRTGRMHDEVEDLLEEGDVARALTLHDIAPDAVAELIAGGGEFGQLISGELDVDRMDYLVRDAHHTGVPYGTIDAGRLVRELRFLDGRLVLAAGNVQTAESLLVARSLMNPVVYNHHVARISKAMLRRASERLLEVGATTAAELRRMDDAGLLVALRECSETAVFARRLDTRSLYKRAIWAELRDVPDDVLDADHGVLREHEREIASRAGVDPDAVILDVPDRPRMSESTSRVVVNGEVRALESQSTLVTALRRASHEQWRLGVYAPEEETEAVGRAAEATIGLDLDALVVDVHKGVNTTLDEF; from the coding sequence ATGGTCACGATCAAGGACAGCGTCCACGACCACATCGGCGTCGAGGGGGTGGCGGCCGACCTCTTGGACACGCCCGCCCTCCAGCGGCTCCGGCGGATCAGACAGCTCGGAACCGTCGGATTGGTCTACCCGAGCGCGAACCACACGCGCTTCGAGCACTCGCTTGGGGTGTATCACCTCGCCGACGCGGCGCTCTCGGAGCTCGGGATCGCCGGCGCGCGCGCCGAGCGCCTCCGGGCGGCGGCGATCCTCCACGACGTCGGCCACACCCCATTCAGCCACAACGTCGAGTCACTCGTCGCCCGCCGGACGGGACGGATGCACGACGAGGTCGAGGACCTCCTCGAGGAGGGGGACGTGGCCCGCGCGCTGACGCTGCACGACATCGCTCCCGACGCAGTCGCGGAGTTGATCGCCGGCGGGGGCGAGTTCGGACAGCTGATCTCGGGGGAGCTCGACGTCGACCGGATGGACTATCTCGTCCGGGACGCCCACCACACCGGCGTCCCCTACGGGACGATCGACGCCGGCCGGCTGGTCCGGGAGCTGCGCTTTCTCGACGGGCGGCTTGTGCTCGCGGCGGGCAACGTCCAGACGGCCGAGTCGTTGCTCGTTGCGCGCTCGCTCATGAATCCCGTCGTCTACAACCACCACGTCGCGCGCATCTCGAAGGCGATGCTGCGGCGCGCGAGCGAGCGCCTGCTCGAAGTCGGGGCGACGACCGCGGCCGAGCTCAGACGGATGGACGACGCCGGGCTGCTCGTTGCGCTCCGGGAGTGCTCTGAGACGGCGGTGTTCGCCCGCCGACTCGACACCCGCTCGTTGTACAAGCGGGCAATCTGGGCGGAGCTTCGGGACGTCCCGGACGACGTCCTCGACGCCGACCACGGCGTGCTCCGGGAGCACGAACGCGAGATCGCGAGCCGGGCGGGCGTCGATCCCGACGCAGTCATCTTAGACGTCCCCGATCGCCCCCGGATGAGCGAGTCCACGAGCCGGGTCGTCGTCAACGGCGAGGTCCGGGCCCTAGAGAGCCAATCGACGCTCGTGACCGCGCTCCGCCGGGCGAGCCACGAGCAGTGGCGGCTCGGCGTCTACGCGCCCGAAGAGGAGACGGAGGCGGTCGGGCGGGCTGCCGAAGCGACGATCGGACTCGATCTCGACGCGCTCGTCGTCGACGTACACAAGGGAGTCAACACCACGCTGGACGAGTTCTGA
- the nrfD gene encoding NrfD/PsrC family molybdoenzyme membrane anchor subunit, protein MSSRTPNTDDIVRPMQSTAKWYYVVFGAASVLALVWFGLWTIQLSRGLAVTNLADWGSAGGVTWGLYIGAFIWWVGIAHGGIILSAAVRLFGMKRYLPVARLAELLTIGALSMAGFYIVIHVGRPDRIVTSVVQAYPVTVHQSPLVWDVTVITMYMVMTLTYLGLTIRYDLARIRDDLPNILEPVYKIATIGYSESEDEVIERIVWWLALGVIVMAPLLLHGGVIPWLFALLPSMPGWQGAIQGPQFLTIALTSAIAGVIILALALRRAYDWHHILTDDVIRGLTLWLGLFSLLFLWLQLQQVITGVYAAPLDQRSFAAAKVTNPYYQFAIGVVLLSLAYIFAQAVKAHLFSPMRSLAASLLVLAGTLTEKILFVFEGLEYPTFDMYYNTPGHYFPSPIEIGSLVGTIALCTLFFLVIVKVVPVIELHAIEELRGEGHSHVEADD, encoded by the coding sequence ATGAGTTCGAGAACACCCAACACCGACGACATCGTCCGCCCGATGCAGAGCACCGCCAAATGGTATTACGTCGTCTTCGGGGCCGCCAGCGTCCTCGCGCTGGTCTGGTTCGGCCTCTGGACGATCCAGCTCAGCCGCGGGCTGGCTGTCACGAACCTCGCTGACTGGGGTTCGGCCGGCGGCGTCACCTGGGGACTCTACATCGGCGCGTTCATCTGGTGGGTCGGCATCGCACACGGCGGGATCATCCTCTCGGCCGCGGTCCGGCTGTTCGGGATGAAGCGATACCTCCCCGTCGCCCGTCTCGCCGAGTTGCTCACCATCGGCGCGTTGAGTATGGCCGGCTTCTACATCGTTATCCACGTCGGCCGCCCCGACCGCATCGTCACGAGCGTCGTTCAGGCGTACCCGGTGACGGTACACCAGTCGCCGCTGGTATGGGACGTGACGGTCATCACGATGTACATGGTGATGACGCTCACGTACCTCGGGTTGACAATCCGGTACGACCTCGCTCGAATCCGTGACGACCTGCCGAACATCCTCGAGCCGGTGTACAAGATCGCGACGATCGGCTACTCCGAGTCCGAGGACGAGGTCATAGAGCGGATCGTCTGGTGGCTCGCGCTCGGCGTCATCGTGATGGCCCCGCTGTTGTTGCACGGCGGCGTCATCCCGTGGCTCTTCGCGCTGTTGCCGTCGATGCCCGGCTGGCAGGGCGCCATCCAGGGCCCGCAGTTCCTGACTATCGCGCTCACCTCCGCCATCGCAGGCGTGATCATCCTCGCGCTCGCGCTCCGGCGCGCCTACGACTGGCATCACATCCTCACGGACGACGTGATCCGCGGACTGACGCTCTGGCTCGGGCTGTTCAGCCTGCTGTTCCTCTGGCTGCAGCTCCAGCAGGTCATCACGGGCGTCTACGCGGCGCCGCTGGATCAGCGGAGCTTCGCGGCGGCGAAAGTCACGAACCCCTACTACCAGTTCGCGATCGGCGTCGTCCTGCTGTCGCTGGCGTACATCTTCGCACAGGCTGTCAAGGCGCATCTGTTCAGCCCGATGCGCTCGCTTGCGGCGTCGCTTCTGGTGCTCGCGGGCACGCTGACCGAGAAGATCCTGTTCGTCTTCGAGGGCCTCGAGTACCCGACATTCGATATGTACTACAACACCCCCGGGCACTACTTCCCGAGTCCGATCGAGATCGGCTCGCTCGTCGGGACGATCGCGCTGTGTACGCTGTTTTTCCTCGTGATCGTAAAGGTCGTCCCGGTGATCGAACTGCACGCCATCGAGGAGCTCCGTGGCGAGGGCCACTCCCACGTGGAGGCTGATGACTGA
- a CDS encoding tRNA-dihydrouridine synthase, protein MFEPRVAAASLSGQADAAWARTAEPWVGCAFLGGVALDGPTREAARRLRDRDRSEFLPDSPTEFVDDQLAALSDVGLRPAFNVRSAAPGPVREAAAVCADRGAILEVNAHCRQAEMCAAGAGESLLRDGERLREQVAAAASAGATVSVKLRTEVAGVDLPALSSTLVDAGADVLHVDAMDTESVVADVVDGTSGAFVIANNGVRDGETAVEYLEYGADAVSVGRPSDEPAVLRRVRRAVEGYFERSGGAGRGGEVTPDA, encoded by the coding sequence ATGTTCGAACCGCGGGTCGCCGCCGCCTCGCTGTCCGGGCAGGCGGACGCCGCGTGGGCGCGGACCGCCGAACCGTGGGTGGGCTGTGCGTTTCTGGGCGGGGTGGCACTCGACGGTCCGACCCGGGAGGCTGCCCGGCGGCTCCGCGACCGCGACCGCAGCGAGTTCCTCCCCGACTCGCCGACCGAGTTCGTCGACGACCAACTCGCAGCGCTTTCCGACGTCGGCCTTCGGCCGGCGTTCAACGTCCGGAGCGCTGCCCCCGGGCCGGTACGCGAGGCCGCCGCGGTCTGTGCCGACCGCGGCGCGATCCTCGAGGTGAACGCCCACTGCCGACAGGCCGAGATGTGCGCCGCGGGCGCGGGCGAGTCGCTGCTCCGGGACGGCGAGCGCCTCCGCGAGCAGGTCGCGGCCGCGGCGTCGGCGGGCGCGACAGTGAGCGTCAAACTCCGGACGGAAGTCGCCGGCGTCGACCTGCCGGCGCTCTCGTCGACGCTCGTCGACGCCGGCGCGGACGTCCTCCACGTCGACGCGATGGACACGGAATCCGTCGTTGCCGACGTCGTCGACGGCACGTCCGGGGCGTTCGTGATCGCCAACAACGGAGTCCGCGACGGCGAGACCGCCGTGGAATACCTCGAGTACGGCGCCGACGCCGTCTCGGTCGGTCGCCCCTCGGACGAGCCGGCGGTCCTCCGGCGGGTCCGCCGCGCCGTCGAGGGGTACTTCGAGCGGTCCGGCGGGGCCGGGCGGGGTGGGGAGGTGACGCCGGATGCGTGA
- a CDS encoding DUF447 domain-containing protein, translating to MRANDADGNSSDAAWPADLRGVTESIVTTLGPNDRWNVAALGLFAGDPVTARTWGRTRTWRNFTERGGGYVQFSADPVDFVDAACSIREEDEPVLESADAWARIGVESIDRGSEGGTQWVDWELTPVESALERETVPTTNRGYYAVVEATVAASRLEVPGYDSDALRARIEYFGDVVERCGGPRERDAFERFLEHTGLDVDRP from the coding sequence ATGAGAGCAAACGACGCGGACGGCAACTCGTCGGACGCGGCGTGGCCCGCCGACCTCCGCGGCGTCACCGAGTCGATCGTGACAACACTCGGGCCGAACGACCGCTGGAACGTCGCCGCGTTGGGGCTCTTCGCCGGCGACCCCGTGACGGCTCGGACCTGGGGCCGGACGCGGACGTGGCGCAACTTCACCGAGCGCGGCGGTGGCTACGTCCAGTTCTCCGCCGACCCGGTCGACTTCGTCGACGCGGCGTGTTCGATCCGTGAGGAAGACGAACCGGTACTCGAAAGCGCCGACGCGTGGGCGAGGATCGGAGTCGAGTCGATCGACCGGGGGAGCGAGGGCGGCACCCAGTGGGTCGACTGGGAGCTGACGCCGGTCGAGTCGGCGCTCGAACGCGAGACCGTCCCGACCACGAACCGCGGCTACTACGCCGTCGTCGAGGCGACCGTCGCCGCCTCGCGGCTCGAGGTCCCCGGTTACGACTCCGATGCCCTCCGCGCCCGGATCGAGTACTTCGGCGACGTCGTCGAGCGCTGCGGCGGCCCCCGCGAGCGCGACGCCTTCGAGCGGTTTCTCGAACACACGGGACTCGACGTCGACCGACCGTAG
- a CDS encoding Mrp/NBP35 family ATP-binding protein: MTEIEAELETRLREIEDPLVGEDIVTMGLINDVSIDDGTASISLAFNTPFAPAELELGNAIREAVQDVDLDPDLYAEAGEAQGFDEEVMPNVRNVVAVASGKGGVGKTTVAANLAAGLEQMGARVGLLDADIHGPNVPRVLPVEEEPGVTPQEKIVPPTSDGVKIMSMDFLVGEKDDPAILRGPMVNNVMTHFFENVEWGSLDYLVVDLPPGTGDASLDLVQTLPVAGVAIVTTPQQMAVDDARKGLRLFEKHETPVLGIVENMSLYHCPSCEETHDPFGRGGAREISDSYDVELLGQIPIHEDFGADGTTDPVVKLGDSPVREPMVELADSIADRIGEVNRRKVADMLDLGGREEDKSPVEESTGSETGPKL; encoded by the coding sequence ATGACCGAAATCGAAGCGGAACTCGAAACGCGGCTGCGGGAGATCGAGGACCCACTCGTCGGCGAGGACATCGTGACGATGGGGCTGATAAACGACGTGTCGATCGACGACGGGACGGCGTCGATCTCACTCGCGTTCAACACCCCCTTCGCCCCCGCGGAACTCGAGTTGGGCAACGCCATCCGCGAGGCGGTACAGGACGTCGACCTCGACCCGGACCTCTACGCCGAGGCGGGCGAGGCACAGGGCTTCGACGAGGAGGTCATGCCGAACGTCCGCAACGTCGTCGCCGTCGCCTCCGGCAAGGGCGGCGTCGGGAAGACGACGGTCGCGGCCAACCTCGCGGCCGGCCTCGAACAGATGGGCGCACGTGTCGGCCTGCTCGACGCCGACATCCACGGTCCCAACGTCCCGCGTGTCCTCCCGGTCGAGGAGGAACCGGGCGTGACGCCACAGGAGAAGATCGTCCCGCCGACGTCCGACGGCGTCAAGATTATGAGCATGGACTTTCTCGTCGGCGAGAAGGACGATCCGGCCATCCTCCGCGGCCCGATGGTCAACAACGTGATGACGCACTTCTTCGAGAACGTCGAGTGGGGATCACTCGACTACTTAGTCGTCGACCTGCCGCCGGGCACCGGGGACGCCTCCCTGGATCTCGTCCAGACGCTGCCCGTCGCCGGCGTCGCCATCGTCACGACCCCCCAGCAGATGGCGGTCGACGACGCCCGCAAGGGGCTTCGGCTCTTCGAGAAGCACGAAACGCCCGTGTTGGGCATCGTCGAGAACATGAGCCTGTATCACTGCCCGAGCTGTGAGGAGACCCACGACCCCTTCGGACGCGGGGGCGCCCGGGAAATCTCCGACTCCTACGACGTCGAGTTGCTCGGGCAGATCCCGATCCACGAGGACTTCGGGGCCGACGGCACCACTGACCCGGTCGTCAAACTCGGGGACAGCCCCGTCCGGGAGCCGATGGTCGAACTGGCCGATTCGATCGCCGACCGCATCGGCGAGGTCAACCGCCGGAAGGTAGCCGACATGCTCGATCTCGGCGGGCGCGAGGAGGACAAAAGCCCCGTCGAGGAGTCGACGGGAAGCGAGACCGGGCCAAAACTGTAG
- a CDS encoding triphosphoribosyl-dephospho-CoA synthase has protein sequence MRDPAENGQLALLLEVAGTPKPGNVDRERDYGDLRFEHFLAGAVGARTGLRAAADGASIGTAFESSIEGMSGQSGGNTQFGALLVTVPLVRAAADGRLTPDGVTETVEATTVEDACAFYEAFEHVGVAVDDPPEGLDSLDVRRGAAATDALRERGATLYDVMALSADRDGVAAEWCSGFERSFEAAGWLLDDEGPIHRRASRAFLRLLAAEPDTFVITRNGETAAEEATRRARAVLDGEADADALAEEFVARDINPGTTADITAGALFVALERGLEV, from the coding sequence ATGCGTGACCCCGCCGAGAACGGCCAACTCGCGCTCCTGTTGGAGGTGGCCGGCACGCCGAAGCCGGGCAACGTCGACCGCGAGCGCGACTACGGGGACCTCCGGTTCGAGCACTTCCTCGCCGGCGCGGTCGGCGCGCGCACCGGCCTGCGGGCGGCGGCCGACGGCGCCTCGATCGGCACGGCCTTCGAGTCGTCGATCGAGGGGATGAGCGGCCAGTCGGGCGGCAACACCCAGTTCGGCGCGCTGCTCGTGACGGTGCCGCTGGTCCGGGCCGCCGCCGACGGGCGGCTCACGCCGGACGGCGTGACGGAGACCGTCGAGGCGACGACCGTCGAGGACGCCTGTGCCTTCTACGAGGCGTTCGAGCACGTCGGCGTCGCGGTCGACGACCCCCCCGAGGGACTCGACTCGCTCGACGTCCGGCGTGGGGCGGCGGCGACCGACGCGCTCCGGGAGCGTGGGGCGACGCTGTACGACGTGATGGCGCTCTCGGCGGACCGCGACGGCGTCGCCGCCGAGTGGTGTTCGGGCTTCGAGCGGAGCTTCGAGGCCGCAGGATGGCTCCTCGACGACGAGGGGCCGATCCACCGCCGCGCCTCGCGGGCGTTTCTCCGGCTGTTGGCGGCGGAGCCAGACACCTTCGTCATCACGCGGAACGGCGAGACGGCCGCCGAGGAGGCGACGCGGCGCGCGCGGGCGGTCCTCGACGGCGAGGCCGACGCCGACGCGCTCGCCGAGGAGTTCGTCGCACGCGACATCAACCCCGGCACGACGGCCGACATCACCGCCGGGGCGCTGTTCGTCGCCCTCGAACGCGGACTGGAGGTGTAA